In Sphingomonas phyllosphaerae, one DNA window encodes the following:
- a CDS encoding carboxypeptidase regulatory-like domain-containing protein → MRNNLFVGVAAVALVIPAAAMAQETTSSIRGTVTANGAPVAGATVTILNVPTGGTTNVTTDAAGSFNATGLRVGGPYTVTIAAPGYASTQVTDIQTVVAQSFELPIELTAETVGGGDIVVTASRLPNARNLSQGPATVLSAAQIASVASVNRDVRDLMRRDPFARLDYSEGNGRAVSFAGQNARYNRFSIDGVPVTDNFGLNPDGLPTRRSPVPFDAIGQFQTKVAPYDVREGNFQGGAINAILKSGTNEFHGTGFYAYSADELTGKRTKAGPGVPTGRVTIPNFKYENYGAELSGPIIKDKLFFMVAGERVRAGTPIVEGTPGDNAGTVIPNITDAAVQQIQQIAQSRYGYNTGGVLNNSDDRDDRLVAKLDANLSDTQRASVTYMYTKDQIRFNQNTQVGPASATANAPGLGLESNGYVGSNRLHAGVVQLNSDWSDEFSTEVRGFYKDYKRGQDPILGRGFAQFQVCTAAQSDRSSFGTGGSTATGIDLSTNCANGSGVVSFGPDISRQSNELTSRTWGGTVQARLTRDDHDLRIFGEMSDTKIVNLFVQRTAGDYYFDSIADFQAGNAQRLRYQNAIPSLNPIDGAARFQYQSYAFGIQDNWRINDLLTLSYGMRYDMYGGHGRPALNQNFVSRYGFTNQEYISGKGVFQPRIGFDFKATPQLTFRGGIGIFSGGSPDVYISNSYSNTGFLTNSIDVTQSNNGSYSVSTGNQILTNVSGTTIPTAANDLVKNASTATGAPTNALARNFRLPSQWRGTLSADYDSDFGGFLGGGWHLGADFLWSEVRDQVYFADYRVAPTALTTPDGRVRYQSVTSFSDRFQDIVLTNTSRGRAYIGVARLDKSFDNWLNISASYTYQDVKDKTPATSSTAGSNYGNGAFFDGSGTTYGVSNDQVRHFIKYGATFDHAFFGDYKTNIAIFGETRIGKPYSYTMQDTSSNRSPIFGNVGTQSRYLLYVPTSTTDALVSYGDTIVNGVVTQTAAQTAQNLDALINSSGLSKFRGKIAPRNAFNSPWFTKVDLHISQEIPTGLGGSRVTLFADVENVGNLINKNWGQIREYSFPYTTAAIRVQCLQAPVATGTNPTSAQTTQNTGQACAQYRYTAPSVAPAQQNVISSRQSLYSVRIGARFTF, encoded by the coding sequence ATGCGCAACAATCTGTTCGTAGGCGTGGCTGCGGTCGCGCTGGTGATTCCGGCCGCCGCGATGGCGCAGGAGACCACCTCCTCGATCCGCGGCACGGTGACCGCGAACGGCGCACCCGTGGCGGGCGCGACGGTCACGATTTTGAACGTTCCGACGGGGGGCACGACGAACGTGACCACCGACGCCGCCGGCAGCTTCAACGCCACCGGCCTTCGCGTCGGCGGCCCGTACACCGTCACCATCGCCGCACCCGGCTACGCCTCGACGCAAGTCACCGACATCCAGACCGTCGTCGCGCAGAGCTTTGAGTTGCCGATCGAATTGACGGCCGAGACCGTCGGCGGTGGCGACATCGTCGTTACCGCGTCGCGCCTGCCGAACGCACGCAACCTCAGCCAGGGGCCGGCAACCGTCCTGTCGGCCGCGCAGATCGCCAGCGTTGCGTCGGTCAACCGCGACGTTCGCGATCTGATGCGTCGCGACCCGTTCGCGCGGCTCGACTATTCGGAAGGCAACGGCCGGGCGGTCAGCTTCGCGGGGCAGAACGCGCGCTACAACCGCTTCTCAATCGATGGCGTGCCGGTCACCGACAACTTCGGCTTGAACCCGGACGGCCTGCCCACGCGCCGTTCGCCCGTCCCGTTCGACGCCATCGGTCAGTTCCAGACCAAGGTCGCGCCTTATGACGTCCGCGAAGGCAATTTTCAGGGCGGCGCGATCAACGCGATCCTGAAATCGGGCACCAACGAGTTCCACGGCACCGGCTTCTATGCCTATTCGGCCGATGAGCTGACCGGCAAGCGCACGAAGGCCGGACCGGGCGTACCGACCGGTCGCGTCACGATCCCGAACTTCAAGTATGAGAATTATGGCGCCGAATTGTCGGGGCCGATCATCAAGGACAAGCTGTTCTTCATGGTCGCGGGCGAGCGCGTCCGCGCCGGAACGCCGATCGTGGAAGGCACGCCAGGCGACAACGCCGGCACCGTCATCCCGAACATCACCGACGCCGCAGTCCAGCAGATCCAGCAGATCGCGCAGAGCCGGTATGGCTACAACACCGGCGGCGTCCTGAACAACTCGGACGATCGCGACGATCGCTTGGTCGCGAAGCTGGACGCGAACCTCTCCGACACGCAGCGCGCGTCGGTGACGTACATGTACACCAAGGATCAGATCCGCTTTAACCAGAACACCCAGGTCGGCCCGGCGAGCGCCACGGCCAATGCCCCGGGCCTGGGTCTGGAGTCGAACGGCTATGTCGGATCGAACCGCCTGCATGCCGGCGTCGTCCAGTTGAACTCGGACTGGTCGGACGAATTCTCGACCGAGGTCCGTGGTTTCTACAAGGATTACAAGCGCGGGCAGGATCCGATCCTGGGTCGCGGCTTCGCGCAGTTCCAGGTCTGCACCGCGGCGCAGTCGGATCGCAGCAGCTTCGGCACTGGCGGCAGCACGGCGACGGGCATCGACTTGTCGACCAACTGCGCCAACGGCTCGGGAGTCGTGTCCTTCGGTCCGGACATCTCGCGCCAGTCGAACGAATTGACCAGCCGCACCTGGGGCGGCACGGTTCAGGCACGCCTGACCCGTGACGACCACGATCTGCGCATCTTCGGTGAAATGTCGGACACGAAGATTGTCAACCTGTTTGTGCAGCGCACGGCGGGCGACTATTATTTCGACTCGATCGCCGACTTCCAGGCAGGCAATGCCCAGCGCCTGCGTTACCAGAATGCCATCCCGTCGCTGAACCCGATCGATGGCGCAGCCCGCTTTCAGTATCAGTCCTATGCCTTCGGCATTCAGGACAATTGGCGGATCAACGATCTGCTGACGCTGTCGTACGGCATGCGGTACGACATGTACGGTGGTCACGGTCGCCCGGCGCTGAACCAGAATTTCGTCAGCCGCTACGGCTTTACGAACCAGGAGTATATCTCTGGCAAGGGCGTGTTTCAGCCGCGCATCGGCTTTGACTTCAAGGCGACACCGCAGCTCACCTTCCGCGGTGGCATCGGCATCTTCTCGGGTGGTTCGCCGGACGTCTATATTTCGAACAGCTATTCGAACACCGGCTTCCTGACCAACAGCATCGACGTTACGCAGTCGAATAACGGAAGCTATTCGGTCAGCACCGGCAATCAGATCCTGACCAACGTCAGCGGCACGACGATCCCGACGGCGGCCAACGATCTGGTGAAGAATGCGTCGACCGCCACCGGCGCGCCAACCAACGCGCTGGCACGTAACTTCCGCCTGCCGTCTCAGTGGCGCGGCACGCTGTCGGCCGACTACGACAGCGACTTCGGCGGTTTCCTGGGCGGCGGCTGGCATCTGGGTGCCGACTTCCTGTGGTCGGAAGTGCGCGATCAGGTCTATTTCGCCGATTATCGCGTCGCGCCGACCGCGCTGACCACGCCGGACGGGCGCGTTCGTTACCAGTCGGTGACGTCCTTCAGCGATCGTTTCCAGGACATCGTGTTGACCAACACGTCGCGGGGCCGCGCCTATATTGGCGTCGCACGTCTCGATAAGTCGTTCGACAACTGGCTGAACATTTCGGCCAGCTACACTTACCAGGACGTCAAGGACAAGACGCCGGCTACCTCGTCAACCGCAGGTTCCAATTATGGCAACGGCGCGTTCTTCGACGGCAGCGGCACCACTTATGGCGTGTCGAACGATCAGGTCCGCCACTTCATCAAATATGGCGCAACGTTCGACCATGCCTTCTTCGGCGACTACAAGACCAACATCGCTATCTTCGGGGAAACCCGCATCGGCAAGCCGTACAGCTATACGATGCAGGATACGTCGTCGAACCGCAGCCCGATCTTCGGCAACGTCGGTACCCAATCGCGTTACCTGCTGTACGTGCCCACCTCGACTACGGACGCACTGGTCAGCTACGGCGACACGATCGTGAACGGCGTCGTCACTCAGACCGCTGCACAGACGGCGCAGAACCTGGACGCGCTCATCAATTCGAGCGGCCTGTCCAAATTCCGTGGCAAGATCGCGCCGCGTAACGCCTTCAACTCACCGTGGTTCACGAAGGTCGACCTGCATATTTCTCAGGAAATCCCGACCGGGCTGGGCGGCAGCCGCGTCACGCTGTTCGCGGACGTCGAGAACGTCGGCAACCTCATCAACAAGAACTGGGGGCAGATCCGCGAGTATTCGTTCCCGTACACCACGGCGGCGATCCGGGTGCAGTGTCTGCAGGCGCCGGTTGCCACGGGCACGAACCCGACGAGTGCGCAGACGACGCAGAACACCGGTCAGGCCTGCGCCCAGTATCGGTACACAGCGCCGTCGGTTGCCCCGGCTCAGCAGAACGTGATCTCGTCGCGTCAGTCGCTCTACTCGGTTCGCATCGGCGCGCGCTTCACCTTCTGA
- a CDS encoding ABC transporter permease, with translation MSPLRRQIRQTLTVARRDFTATVFTPIFLLFLFAPAIMGSLSVVGGVSAASVTQGSSDKARLVAMLPAASAKALRSADAQLRALVRGEAAPPPLALHPSVENAQIVSRAMLDAPGADVNAVLYGTLAQPRVVFSGGNRDDARYLAALARQAALIERAGVDAPTVRIERVRTAAPTRGDRHAAAFLAVFGIFFLTLFLSGQVVGTMAEERNNKVIEILAAAVPLESVFLGKLLGMYGVALLFVTFWGTVLSQIGLVAAGAFGDSFIPPAPAIGWVGFACLFAAYFTTAFLLLGSVFLGVGAQAATMREVQMLSLPITIIQVAMFGLASSAVSHPGSLLATAAELFPLSSPFAMAGRAASGAQWWPHLAALAWQLLWVAVFITIGARLFRRGVLQSGSAKPAWKRVFSRG, from the coding sequence ATGAGCCCGCTACGCCGCCAGATCCGCCAGACGCTGACGGTCGCCCGCCGCGATTTCACCGCGACCGTCTTTACGCCGATCTTCCTGCTCTTCCTCTTTGCGCCGGCGATCATGGGCTCGTTGAGCGTGGTCGGCGGCGTCAGCGCCGCGTCGGTCACGCAAGGGTCGTCCGACAAGGCCCGGCTGGTCGCGATGCTGCCCGCCGCTTCGGCGAAGGCGCTACGCAGCGCCGATGCGCAACTGCGGGCGCTCGTGCGGGGTGAGGCAGCCCCGCCGCCGTTGGCGCTGCACCCGTCGGTCGAAAACGCGCAGATTGTATCCCGCGCGATGCTCGATGCGCCCGGCGCCGACGTCAATGCGGTTTTATACGGCACGCTCGCGCAGCCGAGGGTGGTATTTTCGGGCGGAAATCGGGACGACGCCCGTTATCTTGCCGCCCTCGCGCGACAGGCCGCGTTGATCGAGCGCGCTGGCGTCGATGCCCCGACGGTGCGGATCGAGCGTGTCCGGACCGCCGCTCCGACGCGCGGTGATCGCCATGCCGCCGCGTTCCTTGCAGTGTTCGGTATCTTCTTCCTGACCCTGTTCCTCTCCGGTCAGGTGGTGGGCACGATGGCCGAGGAGCGCAACAACAAGGTCATTGAAATCCTTGCCGCAGCGGTGCCTCTGGAGAGCGTTTTCCTTGGCAAGCTGCTCGGCATGTACGGCGTCGCGCTGCTGTTCGTTACATTCTGGGGTACGGTGCTCAGCCAGATCGGCTTGGTCGCCGCCGGGGCCTTTGGCGACAGCTTCATACCCCCCGCCCCGGCGATCGGCTGGGTCGGCTTCGCGTGCTTGTTCGCCGCCTACTTCACGACCGCCTTCCTGCTATTAGGCTCGGTTTTTCTAGGGGTTGGCGCGCAGGCGGCGACGATGCGCGAGGTGCAGATGCTCTCGCTCCCGATCACGATCATCCAGGTCGCGATGTTCGGCCTCGCCTCCTCCGCCGTATCCCACCCGGGCAGCCTGCTGGCGACGGCGGCGGAACTTTTCCCGCTTTCCTCGCCATTTGCGATGGCCGGCCGCGCGGCATCGGGCGCGCAATGGTGGCCTCACCTCGCCGCGCTCGCCTGGCAATTGCTGTGGGTCGCGGTGTTCATCACGATCGGCGCACGACTGTTCCGACGCGGCGTGCTCCAATCCGGCAGCGCCAAGCCCGCCTGGAAACGGGTTTTTTCCCGAGGCTGA
- a CDS encoding ATP-binding cassette domain-containing protein yields MTSTDYAVIADGLVKRYGERRVVDGVGLLVPAGMIYGVLGPNGAGKTTTLRMTLGIIEPDEGARSLLGSAHPREVGDRVGYLPEERGLYPSMKAREAVAFMGALRGLDWQTGRARAAEMLEAVGLGHAVDEKIRKLSKGMAQLVQLLGAVVHRPDLLVLDEPFSGLDPVNQERLEGLILAERDRGATILFSTHVMQHAQRLCDRLAVIAGGQRRFEGTVDEARALLPQQVHYVPTHADAHLAAMLPLNARHEGEAWRFALPEEGIEGLLRRLIDAGYGIKALSIERPGLHDAFVRIVGQAAAESNA; encoded by the coding sequence GTGACATCGACTGATTACGCCGTCATCGCCGACGGACTGGTGAAACGATACGGCGAGCGGCGCGTGGTCGACGGGGTCGGCCTCTTGGTGCCGGCCGGCATGATCTATGGCGTGCTCGGCCCCAATGGCGCGGGCAAGACGACGACGTTGCGCATGACGCTTGGCATCATCGAGCCGGACGAAGGCGCGCGGAGCCTGCTCGGCAGCGCGCACCCACGCGAGGTTGGCGACCGGGTCGGTTATCTGCCCGAGGAGCGCGGGCTGTACCCGTCGATGAAGGCGCGCGAGGCGGTCGCGTTCATGGGCGCGCTGCGCGGGCTCGACTGGCAGACCGGCCGCGCGCGCGCCGCCGAGATGCTCGAGGCCGTCGGGCTCGGTCATGCGGTCGACGAGAAGATCCGCAAGCTGTCGAAGGGCATGGCACAGCTTGTCCAGTTGCTCGGCGCGGTCGTTCATCGCCCCGATCTGCTGGTGCTCGACGAGCCCTTCTCGGGGCTCGATCCGGTCAATCAGGAACGGCTCGAAGGGCTGATCCTCGCCGAGCGCGATCGCGGCGCGACGATCCTCTTCTCGACCCACGTCATGCAACACGCGCAGCGGCTGTGCGACCGTCTGGCGGTGATCGCGGGCGGACAGCGCCGCTTCGAGGGGACGGTCGACGAAGCGCGCGCCTTGCTCCCGCAGCAGGTCCATTACGTCCCCACCCATGCCGACGCGCACCTCGCCGCGATGCTGCCGCTCAACGCGCGGCACGAAGGCGAAGCGTGGCGCTTCGCCTTGCCCGAGGAAGGCATCGAGGGGCTTCTGCGCCGCCTGATCGACGCCGGCTATGGCATCAAGGCACTTTCGATCGAACGCCCCGGCCTCCACGATGCGTTCGTGCGGATCGTCGGACAGGCCGCTGCGGAGTCGAACGCATGA